One genomic window of Gimesia chilikensis includes the following:
- a CDS encoding DUF58 domain-containing protein has translation MPNAEQYLKPEVIQTVARLDLRAKFIVEGFLSGLHASPYHGFSVEFSEHRRYTQGDDPRDIDWQVYAKTDRYYIKKYQAETNLTGYLVIDLSESMAYTYRQQLSKFDYGICLAASLAYMMIHQQDPVGLITFGDKIRNFLPPRSRRGQLGNILAMLANSQPVGTTEVSQNLQQIASMVKHRSLLMIFSDLLTDQKSVLDSLQRLRYAGHDVILFHILDEAEVYFPFEGMVDLQEPEQGESMVLDAEGMKADYLEAVQEMRETYREKLFAMGVDYVPLDTSMPFDKALIEYLSQRKARF, from the coding sequence ATGCCGAATGCAGAACAATACCTCAAACCGGAAGTCATCCAGACCGTGGCCCGGCTCGATCTGCGGGCCAAGTTCATCGTGGAAGGCTTTCTGAGCGGCCTGCATGCCAGCCCGTATCACGGTTTCAGTGTCGAATTCAGCGAACACCGACGCTACACCCAGGGGGACGACCCGCGCGACATCGACTGGCAGGTCTACGCCAAAACCGATCGCTACTACATCAAAAAGTACCAGGCAGAGACCAACCTGACCGGTTACCTGGTGATCGATCTTTCGGAAAGTATGGCTTATACCTATCGCCAGCAGCTCTCCAAATTTGATTACGGGATCTGTCTGGCCGCGTCGCTGGCCTACATGATGATCCACCAGCAGGACCCGGTCGGCCTGATCACCTTTGGTGACAAGATCCGGAATTTCCTGCCTCCCCGCAGCAGACGGGGACAGCTGGGGAATATTCTGGCGATGCTCGCCAACTCCCAACCTGTTGGGACGACGGAGGTTTCACAAAACCTGCAGCAGATCGCCTCGATGGTCAAACACCGCAGTCTGCTGATGATTTTCTCGGATCTGCTGACCGATCAGAAGAGCGTGCTCGACAGTCTGCAGCGTCTCCGTTACGCCGGCCACGACGTCATCCTGTTTCACATTCTGGATGAAGCAGAGGTCTACTTCCCTTTCGAGGGAATGGTCGATCTCCAGGAACCTGAACAGGGCGAGTCCATGGTTCTGGACGCGGAGGGCATGAAAGCCGACTATCTCGAGGCAGTTCAGGAAATGCGGGAGACCTATCGCGAGAAACTGTTCGCGATGGGCGTCGATTACGTCCCCCTGGATACCAGCATGCCGTTTGACAAAGCGCTGATTGAATATCTTTCCCAGCGAAAAGCCCGTTTTTAA
- a CDS encoding zinc ribbon domain-containing protein — MSTTAASLKALHHLYLRMHDVNLKLEQGPKRIKLKEQFAQKQEEHLKTVQEQITQLKKQVQQKNLDLQSNEAKILDLKGKLNTAASNKEFDIIKGQIAADQMANSVLEDEILELMDKIDAKDQEAKDWEAKIKTAFADAKKVEQDFESAKASLDEEIKECQAAITDAEQIIPADLKVQFSRLTRSHGAGALANVAGKFCSACNVMIEPQLRVELNSGRLVFCKSCGRLLYMDDTLE; from the coding sequence ATGTCAACAACTGCTGCCAGTTTGAAAGCCTTACATCATCTCTATCTGAGAATGCATGATGTGAACCTGAAATTGGAACAAGGCCCCAAACGGATCAAGCTGAAAGAACAGTTTGCACAAAAGCAGGAAGAGCACCTCAAAACCGTCCAGGAGCAGATTACCCAGTTAAAGAAACAGGTGCAGCAGAAGAATCTCGACTTACAGTCGAATGAAGCCAAAATTCTGGATCTTAAGGGGAAACTGAATACGGCCGCTTCCAACAAAGAGTTTGACATTATTAAAGGACAGATCGCCGCTGACCAGATGGCAAACAGTGTACTGGAAGATGAAATCCTCGAACTGATGGATAAAATCGACGCGAAAGATCAGGAAGCGAAAGACTGGGAAGCGAAAATCAAAACCGCTTTCGCAGATGCCAAAAAAGTCGAACAGGACTTTGAATCTGCCAAAGCATCGCTCGATGAAGAAATCAAGGAATGCCAGGCAGCGATCACCGATGCCGAGCAGATTATCCCCGCTGATCTCAAAGTTCAGTTTTCCCGTCTGACTCGCTCTCACGGTGCAGGTGCACTGGCAAATGTGGCGGGCAAGTTCTGCTCTGCCTGTAATGTCATGATTGAGCCTCAACTGCGGGTCGAGCTCAATTCCGGTCGACTGGTGTTCTGCAAGTCCTGCGGACGTCTGCTCTATATGGACGACACCCTGGAGTAA
- the dnaG gene encoding DNA primase, with protein MSPGFDQHFKELVRQRTDLVELVAESVQLTPNGRDFKGLCPFHNDHNPSMVISPERGTWRCWVCNLGGDCFSWVMEYDRVDFVEALKILAEKAHLEVPKFTPRHSQGGQQPLEKSSLYDVMKWAESQFHECLMETSVGEYARRYLMEDRGFTEETMRQFNLGFHPDDWQWLVNRSRNRFPEQLLLEAKLIFRKEGQSRCSDYFVNRVMFPVHDERKRVVAFGGRILPGAGTGKLAKYFNSPESVIFTKSKLLFGLDEARQGIRETETVVVVEGYTDCITAHQFGVTNVVATLGTALTESHVTYLKRLARKVVLVFDGDTAGQQAAERALTKFIAQEVDLRILTLPAGQDPADFLEQQGAKSLQQLIAQAPEAWIFKLNLCVDKFGLESIDGQHRILEEMLELLAASPNLTGKIREDIILRKLADRLSLNETVVRKRLSEVKQKQNPSLNPSVPSNDPHSTPSADHTSGIGGTSENSAKDNQLESELLEIIFVYPECVPQIHQHISPANLKDPRLRFLYQLSIDLTEEGIVPEMNRILDRVDDPDMKQLVVKIDFQAHEKAIHTKLHSSPVPHEGIPHFLKHSIQNLKWREEREHHERTKGVLVQKVQNNTLSSDAKELLKKASEFHQKRHKKNSLETH; from the coding sequence GTGTCGCCAGGATTTGATCAACATTTCAAAGAACTGGTCCGCCAGAGGACAGACCTGGTAGAACTGGTCGCAGAGTCGGTTCAGCTGACTCCCAATGGGCGCGATTTCAAAGGATTGTGTCCCTTTCATAACGATCATAATCCGTCCATGGTCATCTCCCCCGAGCGCGGAACCTGGCGCTGCTGGGTCTGTAACCTCGGCGGAGACTGCTTTTCCTGGGTGATGGAATACGACCGGGTCGACTTTGTCGAGGCACTCAAGATTCTGGCCGAGAAGGCCCATCTGGAAGTTCCCAAGTTCACCCCCCGTCATTCGCAGGGCGGACAGCAGCCATTAGAGAAGTCGAGTCTGTATGACGTCATGAAATGGGCGGAAAGCCAGTTCCATGAATGTCTGATGGAGACTTCGGTGGGAGAATATGCCCGCCGTTACCTGATGGAAGACCGGGGCTTTACCGAAGAGACCATGCGGCAGTTTAATCTCGGTTTTCATCCGGATGACTGGCAATGGCTGGTCAATCGATCACGCAATCGTTTTCCCGAACAGCTGCTGCTGGAAGCAAAACTGATCTTCAGAAAAGAGGGGCAGTCACGTTGTTCTGATTATTTCGTTAATCGGGTGATGTTTCCGGTTCACGACGAGCGAAAGCGGGTTGTTGCATTCGGGGGACGTATCCTGCCCGGGGCCGGCACAGGAAAACTGGCGAAATATTTTAACAGTCCGGAAAGTGTGATTTTCACTAAGAGCAAACTGCTGTTTGGCTTGGATGAAGCGCGACAGGGAATTCGCGAAACGGAGACAGTTGTCGTAGTAGAAGGGTACACTGATTGCATTACAGCTCATCAGTTTGGTGTGACCAATGTCGTAGCCACACTGGGGACGGCTCTGACAGAATCTCATGTGACTTATCTCAAACGGCTGGCACGTAAAGTCGTACTGGTATTTGATGGCGATACCGCAGGACAGCAGGCTGCGGAGCGGGCTTTAACGAAATTCATCGCTCAGGAAGTAGATTTACGTATTTTAACGCTGCCGGCAGGCCAGGATCCGGCAGATTTTCTGGAACAGCAGGGGGCAAAGAGTTTGCAGCAGTTGATCGCACAAGCCCCGGAAGCCTGGATTTTTAAATTGAATCTCTGTGTTGACAAATTTGGACTGGAGTCAATTGATGGACAACACCGAATTTTAGAAGAAATGCTGGAGCTTCTGGCCGCAAGTCCAAACTTAACCGGCAAAATACGTGAAGATATCATATTAAGAAAGTTAGCAGATCGACTGAGCTTAAACGAAACCGTTGTCCGAAAACGATTAAGTGAAGTCAAACAGAAGCAAAACCCCAGTCTGAATCCGAGTGTCCCTTCAAACGACCCCCATTCAACTCCGAGTGCAGACCACACCTCCGGAATCGGTGGAACTTCAGAAAATTCAGCGAAAGATAATCAACTTGAGAGCGAACTTCTTGAAATCATCTTTGTATACCCCGAATGTGTTCCCCAGATTCATCAACATATATCGCCAGCCAACCTGAAAGATCCCCGTCTACGCTTTCTTTACCAGTTAAGCATCGACTTAACGGAAGAGGGGATCGTCCCGGAAATGAATCGTATTCTGGATCGTGTTGACGATCCGGACATGAAGCAGCTGGTCGTCAAAATCGACTTCCAGGCCCACGAAAAAGCGATTCACACCAAACTCCACTCTTCGCCTGTTCCCCATGAAGGGATTCCCCATTTTCTGAAACATTCCATTCAGAATCTCAAATGGCGGGAAGAACGGGAACATCATGAACGGACCAAAGGAGTTCTGGTCCAGAAAGTTCAGAACAATACTTTGAGTTCCGATGCCAAGGAGCTGTTGAAGAAGGCATCCGAGTTCCACCAGAAACGACATAAAAAGAATTCACTTGAGACCCATTAA
- a CDS encoding prenyltransferase/squalene oxidase repeat-containing protein: MNQQPYLVHLALRLAAGLEQYSASDLEKHRTFIRAQQQPDGGFSGREGGSDLYYTGFAVRSLGILGGLEPAETESLCGYLKSFSLETLTTIDLLSWLYCALIVQASGGPDLLAEVPENWNTRIAARLETLRTEDGGYAKSDQGALGSTYHIFLIVLIYQLIGVDLPSPNRLIQFLFDMQRDDGGFVEIAPMKRSGTNPTAAAVATLIILEAMDDELKSDVRDFLNQVKSSEGGFQANTRIPFADGLSTFTGLLTAQDLGLNEIMDLEQVRKFMQEWLEFPTGGFRGASWDEQADVEYTFYGLGVLALLGQAAQ, translated from the coding sequence ATGAACCAGCAACCCTACTTAGTGCATCTTGCCTTGCGTCTGGCAGCAGGCCTGGAACAATACTCTGCGTCCGATCTGGAGAAACATCGCACCTTCATTCGCGCGCAGCAGCAGCCCGATGGTGGTTTTTCCGGGAGAGAGGGAGGCTCAGACCTTTATTACACGGGATTTGCCGTTCGCAGTCTTGGAATTCTGGGAGGTCTGGAGCCGGCAGAAACGGAATCCCTCTGCGGTTATCTGAAGAGCTTTTCGCTGGAAACTCTTACCACCATTGATCTTTTGAGCTGGTTGTACTGCGCGTTAATCGTCCAGGCTTCCGGGGGCCCCGATCTACTGGCTGAGGTGCCTGAAAACTGGAACACCCGGATTGCAGCACGGCTCGAAACGCTCCGGACTGAAGATGGCGGCTACGCGAAGTCCGACCAGGGGGCATTGGGAAGTACTTATCACATCTTCCTGATCGTGTTGATCTATCAGTTGATCGGCGTGGATCTTCCGTCGCCGAACCGACTGATTCAGTTCCTGTTTGACATGCAGCGGGATGATGGCGGCTTCGTCGAAATTGCTCCCATGAAACGCAGCGGCACCAATCCGACCGCGGCGGCCGTCGCCACTCTGATCATCCTGGAAGCGATGGATGACGAATTGAAGTCAGATGTCAGGGACTTTCTAAACCAGGTCAAAAGTTCTGAGGGAGGCTTTCAAGCCAATACCCGCATTCCGTTTGCGGATGGTCTATCGACCTTTACCGGATTACTGACCGCGCAGGACCTGGGCTTAAACGAGATCATGGATCTGGAACAGGTCCGGAAATTCATGCAGGAATGGCTCGAGTTTCCAACTGGCGGGTTTCGCGGTGCCAGCTGGGACGAACAAGCCGATGTGGAATATACGTTTTATGGCCTGGGAGTGCTCGCGTTACTCGGACAGGCGGCTCAGTAA
- a CDS encoding ABC transporter permease produces MSFDPIPFNWLEALKHFAFVFGSSMVIALVVCLVVGVITRGTKGFVDVFRGVLDFFVQIIHISPRRIWSLSVLTIRESLRQKILFVFIIFAVLFMFAGWFLAGAADRPDLQVQSYIDFVLKAISWLVIPIMLLLACWSLPEDIRLRTIHTVVTKPVYRIEIVMGRMLGFTVLGTAILLVMGGVGYIWINRQVPDTAKESLVSKVPIYGDISFTNREGAPAASGINVGDIWMYRSYIEGATKARAIYKFEGVDESDAIDDKLNLQASFEAFRTHKGDMEKGGILYELTFVNEDKGLRVDTSPMINKEYTENRLQIDRKLTQKKNEGEADQEVVTYDIFDDLVDKDGNLTVEVACLEAGQLLGMARPDLFIRTPDRSFMVGYSKAILGIWLPMVLVIMLGVTVSCFVKGPVAILTTFTVVMVGFMSKEYMNEILSGKMQASGAIEAWYRLLTHMNSQTELPNGPVKGIIVVVDGGIRNFLWLCQQIIPNFGIFSNMREYVIKGFDVSWSAALLPGLLTTAAYILPCLLISFYSLKLRELEAK; encoded by the coding sequence ATGTCTTTTGATCCAATTCCATTCAATTGGCTGGAAGCTTTAAAACACTTTGCATTCGTGTTTGGAAGCTCCATGGTCATCGCGCTGGTCGTCTGTCTGGTGGTGGGTGTCATCACCCGCGGGACGAAGGGGTTCGTCGATGTCTTCCGCGGCGTGCTGGACTTCTTTGTGCAGATCATCCATATCTCACCCCGCCGCATCTGGTCTTTATCGGTCCTCACGATCCGCGAATCACTGCGACAGAAAATTCTGTTCGTCTTCATCATCTTTGCGGTTCTGTTCATGTTTGCCGGCTGGTTCCTGGCGGGCGCTGCAGACCGGCCTGATCTCCAGGTGCAGTCTTATATTGACTTCGTACTCAAAGCCATCAGCTGGCTCGTGATTCCAATCATGCTGCTGCTGGCCTGCTGGTCGTTACCGGAAGACATCCGATTGCGCACCATTCATACCGTTGTTACCAAGCCGGTTTACCGAATTGAAATCGTCATGGGCCGCATGCTGGGGTTCACTGTGCTCGGCACCGCGATTCTGCTCGTGATGGGCGGCGTAGGTTATATCTGGATCAATCGCCAGGTACCCGACACCGCGAAAGAGAGCCTGGTCTCCAAGGTTCCGATTTACGGCGATATCTCCTTCACCAACCGTGAAGGGGCTCCTGCTGCCTCCGGGATCAATGTGGGTGACATCTGGATGTACCGCAGCTACATCGAAGGTGCCACCAAAGCCCGGGCGATCTACAAATTCGAAGGGGTCGACGAAAGCGATGCCATCGATGACAAGTTGAATCTGCAGGCGTCGTTCGAAGCCTTCCGAACCCACAAAGGGGATATGGAAAAAGGCGGGATTCTGTACGAGCTGACCTTCGTCAACGAAGACAAAGGTCTCCGCGTCGATACATCCCCGATGATCAACAAGGAATACACCGAGAACCGGTTGCAGATCGATCGTAAACTCACACAGAAAAAGAATGAGGGCGAAGCCGACCAGGAAGTCGTGACTTACGATATTTTCGACGATCTGGTCGATAAAGACGGCAACCTGACCGTCGAGGTCGCCTGTCTGGAAGCAGGGCAGTTGCTGGGGATGGCCCGTCCCGACCTCTTCATTCGAACTCCCGACCGCTCCTTTATGGTCGGTTACTCGAAAGCGATTCTGGGCATCTGGTTGCCGATGGTGCTGGTGATCATGCTGGGCGTGACCGTCAGCTGTTTCGTCAAAGGTCCGGTTGCCATCCTGACGACCTTCACCGTTGTGATGGTCGGATTCATGTCCAAAGAGTACATGAATGAAATTCTGAGCGGCAAAATGCAGGCCTCCGGTGCGATTGAAGCCTGGTATCGTCTGTTAACTCACATGAATTCTCAAACGGAACTGCCTAATGGTCCCGTAAAAGGTATAATCGTCGTCGTTGATGGTGGCATCCGGAACTTCCTCTGGCTCTGCCAGCAGATCATCCCGAACTTTGGTATCTTCTCAAACATGCGGGAATATGTCATCAAAGGGTTTGACGTCTCCTGGAGTGCAGCTCTGCTGCCGGGACTGTTGACGACAGCGGCCTATATTCTTCCCTGCTTATTGATTTCATTCTATAGTTTGAAGCTCCGCGAACTGGAGGCGAAATGA
- a CDS encoding LamG-like jellyroll fold domain-containing protein produces MMRAKWYWSLLLISVLSCDVPLDVHAEDALIGNWRLEGDARDQSSFQNHAVNHGVKLKAGQPAVFDGGTAYLEVPDSKSLSLGTGDFSLALTVNTSADLGDVIGTLCSKYDRKTRRGFQLSIKNNAGVTSSQSNWHHLQFGIDNGKVDSQWTDHGQLGNAILIYSMAVHDGKLYAGTCVPGAEAAGHVYQYEDGKKWIDCGTPDKCNAVSSLAVYQGHLYAGTGKYRLKGSSLAESENPNMGGNVYRYLGDGTWKHCGNLPGVEAINGMVVYKGKLYASSMYAPAAFYRYDGGTTWTACDVPDGKRVESMAIYNGDLFATGYDEGAVYRYDGKKWTHAGQVGEATQTYGFAVYEGNLYVSEWPHAEVYRYAGEKRWELAGRLGEEKESMPLVVYNGAMYSGSLPLAEVYRYDGGVDWKNLGQIDMTPDVRYRRVWSMAVYQGRLFAGTLPAGRVKSIEAGKSATYDTALKPGWRQIVAVKQKSQLKLYVDGALVATSTSFDPAEYDLSNTEPLKIGFGAHDYYHGKMKDVQLFKRALSAEEVQTRFQQQAD; encoded by the coding sequence ATGATGCGAGCGAAGTGGTATTGGTCGTTACTGTTAATCAGTGTGTTGAGCTGTGATGTTCCACTCGATGTGCATGCGGAAGACGCGTTGATTGGAAACTGGCGGCTCGAGGGAGATGCCCGGGATCAGAGTTCGTTCCAGAATCACGCCGTCAATCATGGCGTGAAATTGAAAGCGGGACAGCCGGCCGTCTTCGATGGTGGTACCGCGTATCTGGAAGTTCCCGATTCAAAATCGCTCTCCCTGGGAACGGGCGACTTTTCACTGGCACTGACCGTGAATACAAGTGCCGACCTGGGAGACGTCATCGGTACCCTGTGCAGCAAATACGATCGTAAAACCCGCCGGGGTTTCCAGCTGAGCATCAAAAATAATGCCGGCGTGACCAGCAGCCAGTCGAACTGGCATCATCTGCAGTTCGGCATCGATAACGGCAAAGTGGATTCCCAGTGGACCGATCACGGGCAACTGGGCAATGCCATTCTGATTTACAGCATGGCCGTGCACGACGGCAAACTCTATGCAGGAACCTGTGTGCCCGGTGCGGAAGCCGCCGGACACGTTTATCAGTACGAGGACGGAAAAAAATGGATCGACTGTGGCACACCGGACAAGTGTAATGCCGTCTCTTCGCTGGCGGTCTATCAGGGTCACCTGTACGCGGGAACGGGAAAGTACCGGCTGAAAGGTTCCTCGCTGGCAGAGTCCGAAAACCCGAACATGGGGGGCAACGTCTATCGTTACCTGGGTGACGGAACGTGGAAACACTGTGGTAATCTGCCCGGCGTTGAAGCGATTAATGGGATGGTGGTTTACAAGGGCAAACTGTATGCCTCCTCCATGTACGCTCCCGCTGCCTTCTACCGCTACGATGGGGGAACCACCTGGACCGCCTGTGATGTCCCCGACGGAAAACGGGTGGAATCGATGGCGATCTATAACGGCGACCTGTTTGCCACCGGCTACGACGAAGGTGCCGTCTACCGTTATGACGGCAAGAAATGGACGCATGCCGGACAGGTGGGAGAAGCCACGCAGACTTACGGCTTTGCTGTCTACGAGGGGAACCTGTATGTCAGCGAATGGCCGCATGCGGAAGTCTATCGTTATGCGGGCGAGAAACGCTGGGAACTGGCAGGACGACTGGGCGAGGAAAAGGAAAGCATGCCGCTTGTCGTTTACAACGGTGCCATGTATTCCGGTTCGCTCCCCCTGGCCGAGGTCTATCGTTATGACGGCGGTGTTGACTGGAAGAACCTCGGGCAAATCGATATGACGCCGGATGTCCGCTATCGCCGTGTCTGGTCGATGGCCGTCTATCAGGGACGCCTCTTTGCCGGTACGCTACCAGCGGGGCGGGTGAAGTCCATCGAAGCGGGGAAGAGTGCCACATACGACACCGCTTTGAAACCAGGCTGGCGACAGATCGTGGCCGTCAAACAGAAGTCGCAGCTCAAGCTGTATGTGGACGGTGCCCTGGTCGCCACGTCGACCAGCTTCGATCCCGCGGAATATGATTTGTCCAACACAGAGCCTTTGAAGATCGGCTTCGGAGCTCATGATTATTACCATGGAAAAATGAAAGACGTGCAGCTCTTTAAGCGTGCCTTAAGTGCAGAAGAAGTCCAGACACGCTTTCAGCAGCAGGCAGACTAG
- a CDS encoding ABC transporter ATP-binding protein codes for MDNESVIQISNLTKIYRDFWGRKKVRALNSLSLEVKKGEIFGLLGPNGSGKTTTLKLLLGLLFPSEGEIKVLGQPASNVEKNERIGYLPEESYLYRFLNAEETLDFYGRLFKISPKERRERAAELIEKVGLGHAKRRQLKEYSKGMTRRIGLAQALINNPDLVMLDEPTSGLDPLGTDDMKRMIVELKEQGKTVLMCSHLLADVQDVCDRIAILYGGELKVMGRVDDLLKEQEETQILTSRLSDEAIKEIEQVVAKHNGKVDAIDHPTATLESLFLKTVQESKERPGQRFVPETETKKPAE; via the coding sequence ATGGACAACGAGTCAGTCATTCAGATCAGCAATCTGACAAAGATCTATCGTGATTTCTGGGGCCGCAAGAAAGTTCGCGCTCTCAACTCTTTAAGCCTCGAAGTGAAAAAAGGCGAAATCTTTGGTCTGCTGGGTCCGAACGGGTCCGGAAAGACGACCACTCTGAAACTGCTGCTGGGTCTGCTGTTTCCCTCGGAAGGGGAAATCAAGGTTCTGGGCCAGCCTGCCTCGAACGTCGAGAAGAACGAGCGGATCGGTTACCTGCCGGAAGAATCCTATCTGTACCGCTTCCTGAATGCGGAAGAAACCCTCGACTTCTACGGGCGTCTGTTCAAGATTTCTCCCAAGGAACGCCGCGAACGTGCCGCCGAGCTGATCGAAAAAGTCGGACTGGGACACGCCAAACGCCGTCAGCTGAAAGAATACTCCAAAGGGATGACCCGCCGTATCGGTCTGGCTCAGGCCCTGATCAACAACCCCGACCTGGTCATGCTCGACGAACCGACCAGTGGTCTGGACCCGCTCGGTACCGACGACATGAAACGCATGATCGTCGAGCTGAAGGAACAGGGCAAGACCGTGCTGATGTGCAGCCACCTGCTGGCTGACGTGCAGGACGTGTGTGACCGGATCGCGATTCTCTACGGCGGCGAACTCAAAGTGATGGGCCGCGTGGATGACCTGTTGAAAGAACAGGAAGAGACCCAGATCCTGACGTCTCGCCTGAGCGATGAAGCCATCAAAGAGATCGAACAGGTCGTCGCCAAACACAATGGTAAGGTCGATGCCATCGATCATCCGACAGCAACTCTGGAATCCCTGTTCCTGAAAACGGTTCAGGAAAGTAAAGAACGACCGGGTCAGCGCTTTGTTCCCGAGACGGAAACGAAGAAGCCTGCTGAATAA
- the rpoD gene encoding RNA polymerase sigma factor RpoD — translation MHRLDARLNELIENGIKQGYLTYDQVSAYLPDEALNPEKLDNLLLTIEEIDLDIIPDQVITVLQPEKPKGRTRSDDLSRKIDDPVRMYLTQMGEIPLLTRDEEIRLAKKIEITRRRFRRELLSSDYAMRQAIDILDKVHKTELPFDRTIKVSVTEGLEKNQILGRMPHNLKTLEYLSSKNNADFQRFIDPEMTKTQRREAYTTLMKRRRKMATLIEELSLRTQRLQIGMKRLEQISQRMTELEDQIRDLDDLRVKNSKDDRANLERELQDLVMMTMETPETLRERIKAVKQRYLDYETAMRELSGGNLRLVVSIAKKYRNRGLSFLDLIQEGNTGLMRAVDKYEYRRGYKFSTYATWWIRQAITRAIADQARTIRIPVHMIETMSKLRKVSKQLLQENGREPTLEETAEVAGISLEETRRVLKISRHPISLDRPVGESEDSYFGDFIEDSDSDSPVNTASQEMLKDKIDHVLKTLTYREREIIKLRFGLGDGYTYTLEEVGRIFKVTRERVRQIEAKAVRKLQHPVRSKQLQGFIEGLVPDWGQTESEEESADTTASASI, via the coding sequence GTGCACCGACTCGACGCCCGATTGAATGAACTGATTGAAAATGGAATAAAGCAGGGTTATCTGACTTATGATCAGGTCAGCGCTTATCTGCCCGATGAAGCGCTGAATCCTGAGAAGCTGGATAACCTCCTGCTGACCATTGAAGAAATCGACTTAGACATTATTCCCGATCAGGTCATCACGGTGCTCCAGCCGGAGAAGCCGAAGGGACGGACCCGTTCCGATGACCTCTCCCGGAAAATCGATGATCCGGTGCGGATGTACCTCACACAGATGGGTGAAATTCCGCTGCTGACCCGGGACGAAGAAATTCGCCTGGCGAAGAAAATCGAAATCACCCGTCGTCGCTTCCGCCGCGAGCTGCTCAGCAGCGACTACGCCATGCGGCAGGCCATCGACATTCTGGACAAGGTTCACAAAACCGAGCTGCCTTTCGACCGGACCATTAAAGTCTCCGTCACCGAAGGCCTGGAAAAGAATCAGATCCTGGGGCGGATGCCTCACAACCTGAAAACCCTGGAATACCTCAGCAGTAAGAACAATGCTGACTTCCAGCGGTTCATCGATCCGGAAATGACCAAGACTCAGCGGCGAGAAGCGTATACAACGCTGATGAAACGCCGCCGCAAAATGGCAACTCTGATCGAAGAGCTCAGCCTGCGGACGCAACGTCTGCAGATCGGCATGAAGCGTCTCGAACAGATTTCACAGCGAATGACCGAACTGGAAGATCAGATCCGGGATCTCGATGATCTCCGCGTCAAAAACTCCAAAGACGATCGTGCAAACCTCGAGCGGGAACTGCAGGATCTGGTCATGATGACGATGGAAACACCGGAAACCCTGCGGGAACGCATCAAAGCGGTCAAGCAGCGGTACCTCGATTACGAAACCGCAATGCGTGAACTGTCCGGCGGTAACCTGCGTCTGGTGGTTTCAATCGCCAAGAAATACCGCAATCGTGGCCTGAGCTTCCTGGACCTGATTCAGGAAGGCAATACCGGCCTGATGCGTGCGGTCGACAAATACGAGTATCGTCGCGGTTATAAATTCTCGACATACGCCACCTGGTGGATTCGACAGGCCATTACCCGGGCGATTGCCGATCAGGCACGAACCATTCGTATTCCTGTGCACATGATCGAAACCATGTCCAAACTGCGTAAAGTCAGCAAACAGCTGCTGCAGGAAAACGGTCGTGAGCCCACCCTGGAAGAAACGGCAGAAGTCGCCGGCATCAGCCTGGAAGAGACCCGCCGCGTACTTAAGATTTCGCGGCATCCGATCAGTCTGGACCGTCCCGTCGGCGAGAGCGAAGACAGCTACTTCGGTGACTTCATTGAAGACTCCGATTCGGACAGCCCGGTCAACACCGCCAGCCAGGAAATGCTCAAGGACAAGATTGATCATGTCCTGAAAACCCTCACTTATCGTGAGCGGGAGATCATCAAACTGCGGTTTGGTCTGGGAGACGGTTACACCTACACGCTGGAAGAAGTCGGTCGGATCTTCAAAGTGACGCGGGAACGTGTTCGCCAGATCGAAGCCAAGGCGGTACGCAAGCTGCAACATCCGGTCCGCAGCAAACAGCTGCAGGGCTTTATTGAAGGTCTGGTCCCCGACTGGGGACAGACGGAGTCCGAAGAGGAATCCGCGGATACAACGGCCTCAGCCAGTATCTGA